A region of Sugiyamaella lignohabitans strain CBS 10342 chromosome A, complete sequence DNA encodes the following proteins:
- the RRP42 gene encoding Rrp42p (Exosome non-catalytic core component; involved in 3'-5' RNA processing and degradation in both the nucleus and the cytoplasm; has similarity to E. coli RNase PH and to human hRrp42p (EXOSC7); GO_component: GO:0005737 - cytoplasm [Evidence IEA,IEA]; GO_component: GO:0000177 - cytoplasmic exosome (RNase complex) [Evidence IDA] [PMID 10465791]; GO_component: GO:0000177 - cytoplasmic exosome (RNase complex) [Evidence IDA] [PMID 19046973]; GO_component: GO:0000178 - exosome (RNase complex) [Evidence IEA]; GO_component: GO:0000176 - nuclear exosome (RNase complex) [Evidence IDA] [PMID 10465791]; GO_component: GO:0000176 - nuclear exosome (RNase complex) [Evidence IDA] [PMID 19046973]; GO_component: GO:0005730 - nucleolus [Evidence IEA]; GO_component: GO:0005634 - nucleus [Evidence IEA]; GO_function: GO:0003723 - RNA binding [Evidence IEA]; GO_function: GO:0003674 - molecular_function [Evidence ND]; GO_process: GO:0000467 - exonucleolytic trimming to generate mature 3'-end of 5.8S rRNA from tricistronic rRNA transcript (SSU-rRNA, 5.8S rRNA, LSU-rRNA) [Evidence IMP] [PMID 10508172]; GO_process: GO:0000467 - exonucleolytic trimming to generate mature 3'-end of 5.8S rRNA from tricistronic rRNA transcript (SSU-rRNA, 5.8S rRNA, LSU-rRNA) [Evidence IMP] [PMID 9390555]; GO_process: GO:0043628 - ncRNA 3'-end processing [Evidence IC] [PMID 10465791]; GO_process: GO:0070651 - nonfunctional rRNA decay [Evidence IC] [PMID 10465791]; GO_process: GO:0071042 - nuclear polyadenylation-dependent mRNA catabolic process [Evidence IC] [PMID 10465791]; GO_process: GO:0071038 - nuclear polyadenylation-dependent tRNA catabolic process [Evidence IDA] [PMID 15828860]; GO_process: GO:0071038 - nuclear polyadenylation-dependent tRNA catabolic process [Evidence IDA] [PMID 17643380]; GO_process: GO:0070478 - nuclear-transcribed mRNA catabolic process, 3'-5' exonucleolytic nonsense-mediated decay [Evidence IC] [PMID 10465791]; GO_process: GO:0034427 - nuclear-transcribed mRNA catabolic process, exonucleolytic, 3'-5' [Evidence IC] [PMID 10465791]; GO_process: GO:0070481 - nuclear-transcribed mRNA catabolic process, non-stop decay [Evidence IC] [PMID 10465791]; GO_process: GO:0071051 - polyadenylation-dependent snoRNA 3'-end processing [Evidence IC] [PMID 10465791]; GO_process: GO:0016075 - rRNA catabolic process [Evidence IMP] [PMID 10508172]; GO_process: GO:0006364 - rRNA processing [Evidence IEA]) — protein MKYSPAELSYLKESLKASPPIRPDARLETQLRPIEAISNILPTANGSARIRASDGGECIVGVKAKVVPTSSTSELINVDVEISGLKENNSLASTLSSIFQSTLNSSQSLRQRLKLTSRFSFKLFIDVLVLSNQSHPLGLVSLTIYLALLSTKLPLLTSSTDDSKAEEVPVFHDDWDQARPLCDIPVTQSDSSKKSDSHWTPPLILLMAVVGENIFIDPTNAEEQVASTGLFISWSNGSISAPLRTLDIGSTDPQGISSTVLSKAYSIVEQCGQEISDSLTAVYVQDEDASSSDF, from the coding sequence ATGAAGTACTCTCCTGCGGAGCTGTCTTACTTAAAAGAATCGCTGAAGGCGTCTCCTCCAATACGACCagacgctcgactcgaaACACAACTCAGGCCCATTGAGGCGATATCTAACATATTACCCACGGCAAATGGATCAGCCAGAATTAGAGCCTCTGATGGTGGCGAGTGCATTGTAGGAGTGAAGGCTAAGGTTGTGCCCACCTCATCCACATCTGAACTGATTAACGTGGATGTTGAAATATCCGGTTTaaaagaaaacaattcTCTTGCATCAACACTGTCTTCTATTTTTCAATCGACTTTAAACTCATCACAGTCATTGCGACAACGCTTAAAGTTGACGTCCCGATTTTCTTTCAAACTTTTTATTGACGTGCTAGTGCTATCAAATCAGTCTCATCCATTGGGCCTGGTATCTTTAACAATTTACTTAGCACTATTATCAACAAAGCTCCCATTGCTTACATCCTCAACAGATGACTCAAAGGCTGAAGAAGTGCCCGTATTTCATGATGACTGGGACCAAGCACGTCCTTTATGTGATATACCCGTTACACAGTCAGATTCAAGCAAAAAATCTGATTCGCATTGGACACCACCCTTGATTCTGCTTATGGCAGTAGTAGgagaaaatatttttattgacCCTACAAATGCTGAGGAGCAGGTGGCTTCTACAGGACTCTTTATTAGTTGGTCAAATGGTTCTATCTCTGCACCTCTCCGTACTTTGGATATCGGGTCAACAGATCCTCAGGGAATTTCTTCCACTGTGTTGTCAAAAGCATATTCCATTGTGGAACAATGTGGCCAGGAAATCTCAGACTCTCTGACTGCAGTCTACGTGCAGGATGAGGATGCCTCTAGTTCTGATTTCTAA
- a CDS encoding EF-hand superfamily Ca2+modulated protein yields the protein MSYLDQITDVFAEFIVVSDDVQDQTVMRIEDLGKALELLGLPNDEKSVITYALKLDARNTGFVEFERFVEVITEALDTEVQRAPSLQRDLDERLNAKEGTSAVSQSLDASTATKSSQSDSDEGAGFVVDDDDSEGYVPSDQDAAAPDSDSEGGGFFQEDDSEFIPEESLPNVPVVEREGEGADARLKSVKEAFLLFTNGEDRPITLSDLRRIAHDVKDNASDEQLQDMLALSSNKNFVNLSSFDSIMKQANAM from the coding sequence ATGAGTTACCTGGACCAAATAACCGATGTGTTTGCTGAATTTATTGTAGTCAGTGACGATGTGCAAGATCAGACAGTAATGAGGATAGAGGACCTAGGAAAGGCACTAGAGTTACTCGGTTTACCCAATGATGAGAAGAGCGTTATAACATACGCTTTGAAATTAGATGCACGGAATACAGGATTCGTAGAATTCGAGCGCTTTGTAGAGGTTATTACTGAAGCATTAGATACTGAGGTGCAACGGGCACCTTCATTGCAAAGAGACTTAGATGAACGACTTAATGCTAAGGAAGGGACAAGTGCAGTGAGCCAGTCGCTTGATGCTTCGACTGCGACAAAGAGTAGCCAATCTGATTCAGATGAAGGTGCTGGTTTCGTTgttgacgacgacgacagTGAAGGATATGTCCCGAGCGATCAGGATGCTGCAGCGCCTGACTCAGATTCGGAAGGAGGTGGCTTTTTCCAAGAAGACGATTCAGAATTCATTCCAGAAGAATCTCTCCCCAATGTTCCAGTTGTGGAACGTGAGGGCGAAGGGGCGGATGCTCGACTCAAATCTGTTAAGGAAGCGTTCCTATTGTTCACCAATGGTGAAGACCGACCGATCACTCTGTCAGACTTACGACGAATTGCACATGACGTTAAAGACAATGCCAGCGATGAACAGCTCCAGGATATGCTTGCCCTGTCAAGCAATAAAAACTTTGTAAACCTTAGCTCTTTTGATAGTATCATGAAACAAGCTAATGCAATGTAA
- the ERV25 gene encoding Erv25p (Member of the p24 family involved in ER to Golgi transport; role in misfolded protein quality control; forms a heterotrimeric complex with Erp1, Erp2p, and Emp24; GO_component: GO:0030134 - ER to Golgi transport vesicle [Evidence IDA] [PMID 11157978]; GO_component: GO:0005794 - Golgi apparatus [Evidence IEA]; GO_component: GO:0000139 - Golgi membrane [Evidence IEA]; GO_component: GO:0005783 - endoplasmic reticulum [Evidence IEA]; GO_component: GO:0005789 - endoplasmic reticulum membrane [Evidence IEA]; GO_component: GO:0016021 - integral component of membrane [Evidence IEA,IEA]; GO_component: GO:0016020 - membrane [Evidence IEA]; GO_function: GO:0003674 - molecular_function [Evidence ND]; GO_process: GO:0006888 - ER to Golgi vesicle-mediated transport [Evidence IPI] [PMID 11157978]; GO_process: GO:0015031 - protein transport [Evidence IEA]; GO_process: GO:0006810 - transport [Evidence IEA,IEA]; GO_process: GO:0016192 - vesicle-mediated transport [Evidence IEA]) — MFFAHIRLGSLLLAFFTLAQLALAVKFDVEATPKGALPRCIRDFVTRDTLVVANVKSDGYIGDGQSLTVYIRDNKNNEYGRKKDLIGSTRFAFTPHSDIAFDICFENSLTRNGGSIKRSIELDVEIGANARDWNAVQALEKLKPTEVELRRIEEQTDEILKELEYLKIRETRLRDTNESTNRRVKLFSIGIILALLSLGGWQIYYLRTYFRSKHII, encoded by the coding sequence ATGTTTTTTGCTCATATTCGCCTCGGTTCGCTATTATTAGCGTTCTTCACGCTTGCTCAATTGGCATTAGCAGTCAAgtttgatgttgaagcCACGCCAAAGGGAGCCCTTCCAAGATGTATTCGTGATTTTGTCACCAGAGATACTCTTGTAGTCGCAAATGTCAAATCTGATGGATACATTGGTGATGGTCAATCTCTTACAGTGTACATCCGtgacaataaaaataatgaaTATGGTCGTAAGAAGGATCTTATTGGTAGCACTCGTTTCGCTTTTACTCCTCATTCTGATATTGCTTTTGATATCTGTTTCGAAAATTCATTGACCCGTAACGGAGGATCAATCAAGAGAAGCATTGAGCTTGATGTTGAAATTGGTGCCAATGCTCGTGACTGGAACGCTGTCCAGGCTCTTGAGAAGCTCAAGCCTACTGAAGTTGAGCTAAGAAGAATCGAAGAGCAAACCGACGAAATTCTCAAGGAACTCGAATATCTGAAAATCAGAGAAACTCGTCTAAGAGACACCAACGAGTCGACCAATCGCAGAGTCAAGCTCTTCTCTATCGGCATCATTCTCGCTCTTCTCTCGCTTGGCGGATGGCAAATCTACTATCTCCGCACTTACTTCCGCTCCAAGCATATTATCTAA
- the ARB1 gene encoding ATP-binding cassette family ATPase ARB1 (ATPase of the ATP-binding cassette (ABC) family; involved in 40S and 60S ribosome biogenesis, has similarity to Gcn20p; shuttles from nucleus to cytoplasm, physically interacts with Tif6p, Lsg1p; GO_component: GO:0005737 - cytoplasm [Evidence IEA,IEA]; GO_component: GO:0005737 - cytoplasm [Evidence IDA] [PMID 14562095]; GO_component: GO:0005634 - nucleus [Evidence IEA,IEA]; GO_component: GO:0005634 - nucleus [Evidence IDA] [PMID 16260602]; GO_component: GO:0030687 - preribosome, large subunit precursor [Evidence IDA] [PMID 23212245]; GO_component: GO:0005840 - ribosome [Evidence IDA] [PMID 16702403]; GO_function: GO:0005524 - ATP binding [Evidence IEA,IEA]; GO_function: GO:0016887 - ATPase activity [Evidence IEA]; GO_function: GO:0042624 - ATPase activity, uncoupled [Evidence IMP] [PMID 16260602]; GO_function: GO:0017111 - nucleoside-triphosphatase activity [Evidence IEA]; GO_function: GO:0000166 - nucleotide binding [Evidence IEA,IEA]; GO_process: GO:0006200 - ATP catabolic process [Evidence IEA]; GO_process: GO:0008152 - metabolic process [Evidence IEA]; GO_process: GO:0000056 - ribosomal small subunit export from nucleus [Evidence IMP] [PMID 16260602]; GO_process: GO:0042254 - ribosome biogenesis [Evidence IMP] [PMID 16260602]): MVVVSASKAKRDAKKAERAAKKDKKGTGTSTPADSENGSAATSDSEAVNEKLQKLKLQEDKHGISDRVTTGVLASLPTSRDLKIDAVSLVFHGKVLLADSVLELNYGRRYGLLGENGCGKSTFLKSIFAREYPVPESIDIYLLNEPAEPSEFSALEWVVNEAENELKRLEAQVEETIEKDGPESPTLEDLYERIDEMDPATFESRAAVILTGLGFNAKTITKKTKDMSGGWKMRVALAKALFVKPTLLLLDDPTAHLDLEACVWLEEYLKRWDRTLVLVSHSMDFLNGVCTNMVDMRGTKLVAYGGNYDTYIKTRAELETNQMKQYYKQQDEIAHIKKFIASAGTYANLVRQAKSRQKILDKMEDEGLIEKVVPDKVFSFRFPDVEKLPPPVLSFDDVSFSYSGNPEDNLYENLNFGVDMDSRIALVGPNGVGKSTLLKLMTGALSPTGGRVSRHTHLKIGVYSQHSADQLDLTKSSLEFVRDKFSHISQDFQYWRGQLGRYGLTGEGQTALMGTLSEGQRSRVVFALLAIEAPNMILLDEPTNGLDIPTIDSLADAINAFSGGVVVVSHDFRLLDKVAKDIYVCENRTATRWDASILAYKSKLAKNVVL; encoded by the coding sequence AtggttgttgtttctgcttCCAAGGCTAAGAGAGACGCCAAGAAGGCCGAAAGAGCTGCTAAGAAGGACAAGAAGGGAACTGGTACCTCGACCCCTGCTGACTCTGAAAATGGATCAGCTGCCacttctgattctgaagcTGTCAATGAGAAGCTCCAAAAGTTAAAATTACAAGAAGACAAGCATGGAATTTCCGACCGTGTGACCACTGGTGTTTTGGCCAGTTTGCCCACTTCTCGTGATTTAAAGATTGATGCTGTTTCCCTCGTGTTCCACGGTAAGGTCCTTTTGGCCGACTCTGTTCTTGAGTTGAATTACGGTCGTAGATACGGTTTGTTGGGTGAGAACGGATGTGGTAAATCGACTTTCTTGAAGTCTATCTTTGCCAGAGAATATCCTGTTCCTGAGAGTATTGATATTTACTTGTTGAACGAACCAGCAGAGCCCTCTGAGTTCTCTGCTCTTGAGTGGGTTGTCAATGAGGCTGAAAATGAATTGAAGAGACTTGAGGCACAAGTTGAAGAGACCATTGAGAAGGACGGTCCTGAGTCACCTACCTTGGAGGACTTGTACGAGAGAATCGACGAGATGGATCCTGCTACTTTCGAATCCAGAGCTGCTGTTATCCTTACAGGTCTTGGTTTCAATGCTAAGACCATTACCAAGAAGACCAAGGATATGTCTGGTGGTTGGAAAATGCGTGTGGCCCTTGCTAAGGCCCTTTTCGTCAAGCCTActctattattattggatGACCCCACTGCCCATTTGGATTTGGAGGCCTGTGTTTGGTTAGAAGAGTACCTTAAGAGATGGGATCGTACTCTTGTTTTGGTTTCCCACTCCATGGATTTCCTTAACGGTGTTTGTACCAACATGGTTGATATGAGAGGTACTAAGCTTGTCGCATACGGTGGTAACTACGATACTTATATCAAGACCAGAGCTGAATTAGAAACAAACCAAATGAAACAATATTACAAGCAACAAGACGAAATCGCCCACATCAAGAAATTCATTGCATCGGCTGGTACTTATGCAAACTTGGTTAGACAAGCCAAGTCCAGACAAAAGATTCTCGACAAGATGGAGGACGAGGGTCTTATCGAAAAGGTTGTCCCTGATAAGGTATTTTCCTTCAGATTCCCAGATGTTGAAAAGTTGCCTCCTCCAGTTCTGTCATTTGACGATGTTTCATTCTCCTACTCTGGCAACCCTGAAGACAACTTGTATGAAAACCTCAACTTCGGTGTTGATATGGACTCTCGTATTGCTTTGGTTGGACCCAATGGTGTTGGTAAATCCACCCTTCTTAAGCTTATGACTGGTGCTTTAAGCCCCACTGGTGGTAGAGTATCAAGACACACTCACTTGAAGATTGGTGTCTACTCACAGCACTCTGCCGATCAACTTGATCTTACTAAGAGCTCTTTGGAGTTTGTTCGTGATAAGTTTTCTCACATTTCCCAAGATTTCCAATACTGGCGTGGACAGCTCGGCCGTTACGGTCTTACTGGTGAAGGCCAAACTGCCCTTATGGGTACCTTGTCCGAAGGTCAAAGATCCCGTGTTGTTTTCGCCCTTTTGGCCATTGAGGCTCCTAACATGATCTTATTGGACGAACCTACAAACGGTTTGGATATTCCCACCATTGACTCTCTTGCCGATGCTATCAATGCTTTCTCCGGCGGTGTCGTTGTCGTGTCGCACGATTTCCGTCTTCTCGACAAGGTTGCCAAAGATATTTATGTTTGTGAGAACAGAACTGCTACCAGATGGGATGCTTCTATCTTGGCTTATAAGAGTAAGCTTGCCAAGAATGTTGTACTCTAA